In Saprospiraceae bacterium, the sequence GTGAAACTCTCCGTCCCTTTTCCATTGATATATACCAGCATCCCTGAGCGAATTTTTGGGTTGTAGCAGGTATCTCTCCTTGATCTCCCGCTGGATACCTTCAAAATCAAGACCGGATATTCTGGAGACAGTACCTTTAAAACATTTTTCGATCACTTTTTCTCCAATGCCTACAGCTTCAAATATTTGAGCTCCCTGGTAAGATTGAAGGGTTGATATGCCATTTTTGGCCATAATTTTTAAGAGACTTTTTTCAAGCCCTTTGATAAACTTTTTCTCTAATTCCAGGTGATCTGCTGGGAGTTCGGGACCATCTTTTAGCCAGACAGATTCAATAGCAAGATAAGGGTGAATGGCATTGGCGCCATATCCAAATAATAATGCAAAATGGTGTGATTCCCAGATATCGGCAGCTTCAACCACCAGAGAAGTTTTGCTCCTTAGCTCCGATTGGATCAGATAGTGATGTATTGCTCCGGTAGCCATGAGACTTGGTATAGCAGCCTTGCCATAGGTAATTTTAGCATCAGATAAAATCAGGATATTATGACCGTTTTTGACCAGTTTAGCAGCAGAAACACAAAGTGCATTAATGGCTGATTCCAGTGAATAAGGTCTCGAAAGCTCGTATACAGTTGATAAAACGCCTACCTTGAAATCAGGAGATTCGATTTCCTTCACTTTGGCAAAATCCTGATGCGTGAGCACCGGGTGTTCGAGATAGATGAAGGCAGCAAGATCTTCATTGGCTTTGAGAATATTTCCTGAAGCACCTAAGCGACTGGTAAATGCCATCACACTTCGCTCTCGCAGTGAGTCTATAGGCGGATTGGTCACTTGAGCAAACAATTGTTTGAAATAATTGCCCAGATGCTGGGGTTTTTGCGAGAGTACGGCCAGTGGAGTATCTGTGCCCATAGAGCCCAATGGATCTCGACCTTCAATGACCATTGGCTGTAATATGACACGAAGATCCTCCTTGGTGATACCGGCCCATTGTTGTCTCTCCAGCAACGTAGGACCCTCAGTAGAGACTAAAGTGATCTTGTTTGCCTGAGGAAAGTCGTTTATTTTTTTTCTCCGTCTAGCGATCCATTCTCCGTAGGGTTTATTCCCGGCTATTATTTTTTTGACTTCTTCGTCTCCAACGATTCGGTGTTGGTCCAGATCTGCGATAAGGATTTTGCCTGGCTGTAATCTTCCTTTGAGAAGAATTTTGGCCGGATCGATATCCACCACACCAGCTTCCGAAGCTACTACGAGCTCATTATCATCTGTCACACAGTATCTGCTCGGTCTGAGTCCATTGCGGTCGAGGGTGGCACCTACTACGATCCCATCACTGAAACACATCGAAGCCGGACCATCCCATGGTTCCATGAGGTTTTGATTGTACGCGTAGAAATCCTTTTTAAATTGTGCCATATGCTCATCATGTTCCCAGGCTTCAGGGATCATCATCATGAGCGAATGGGGTACAGATCTTCCACTTTGTACGAGATATTCCAATACATTGTCGAAGCTACCGCTATCAGATAATCCGGTCCAGGGAATGGGCTTGAGCATGGAATTGTCCTCATTAGAAAAGATGTCGGATTCTAACTGACTTTCTTTTGCCTTCCACCAGTTTAAATTCCCCATGATGGTATTGATCTCTCCATTGTGTGCTATGTAGCGAAATGGCTGGGCCAATTTCCATTTAGGCACTGTATTGGTCGAAAAGCGACTATGGATGACAGCTATGGCAGAAGTAAAATGTTCTTGACGAAGGTCTGTATAGTAGGATCTAAGTTGGTGGGTAGTTAGCTGACCCTTATAAATGACGGTTTTATAAGAAGAAGAAGCGATATAAAAGCTATCTTCTACCTGGGAGATAAATTTGTACACAGAGTGGATAATGTACTTTCTGAGGACATACAATTGTCTTTCCAATTCTTTCAGCTGTAGACTGGAATTAGGAGCAACGAAGATTTGAAAAATGCGTGGCTCTGTGGACAAGGCAGTGACACCAATACCCTGGCTGTTGACAGGAACTTCTCTTTTACCCAGGATAGTAAAATTAGATTGGGCTATCAACTCATCCATTTGCGTCATAGTTTTGTCAAATAAGGAAGTGTTTTTTGGAAAAAAACACATCAATACTCCATACTCACCAAACTCCGGCAGCCTGAATCCATCCTTGGCGCACTCCTCTTTAAAAAAAGTATGAGGCGTTTGCACCAGGATACCGGCACCATCACCAGTGTCTGGTTCGCAACCGCACGCACCCCGGTGCTCCATATTTTCGAGCATGGTCAATGCTTTTTCGACCACATGATGCAACTTGAACCCATTGAGGTTGGCATACAGACCTACCCCGCAAGAGTCTCTCTCAAGCTGTGGAAGGTAAAGTCCTTTTTGACCGCTTTTTTGCATTAAAAAATTATTTGTGTGAATGTATTAATATTGTGATGAATAAAGAATTGTTCCAACAACGATGAAAATTACTCATTATGGGGTTGAAAAGATACAACCATTGATTGGGAATGAGCCTTTAAATAATAAGAAAAATTTGTGTTAGACAAAAAATAATAATAAATATAAATCTTTGTATATCAGTAACTTAATAGGAAATAATTGTTATGCCAATCGCAAAATCTGACCACCTGCTCGAGCTCATTCATTCACTCACCAAAGCTGAAAAGAGACATTTTAAACTTTTTAGCAGTAGACTCCAGCGACAGGAGGGTACTCAATTTATCAAGCTTTTTGATATTCTTGAAAAATCTAAAGATATCGATGATGATGCTATTCGTAAAAAATTAGGCAATATAGCCGGTGTAAAATATGCCAATCTCAAACGCAATTTGTATAGTAATTTACTCACAAGTCTTCGTCTGATCCACTCCACAAAAAAAGCAGATTTGGAGATCAGAGAGCAAATCGATTATGCCAGAATATTATATGGAAAGGGTCTATACCTCCAGAGTCTCAGATTGTTTGAAAGAATAAAAAGTGTAGCTCAAAATC encodes:
- the gltB gene encoding glutamate synthase large subunit, which gives rise to MQKSGQKGLYLPQLERDSCGVGLYANLNGFKLHHVVEKALTMLENMEHRGACGCEPDTGDGAGILVQTPHTFFKEECAKDGFRLPEFGEYGVLMCFFPKNTSLFDKTMTQMDELIAQSNFTILGKREVPVNSQGIGVTALSTEPRIFQIFVAPNSSLQLKELERQLYVLRKYIIHSVYKFISQVEDSFYIASSSYKTVIYKGQLTTHQLRSYYTDLRQEHFTSAIAVIHSRFSTNTVPKWKLAQPFRYIAHNGEINTIMGNLNWWKAKESQLESDIFSNEDNSMLKPIPWTGLSDSGSFDNVLEYLVQSGRSVPHSLMMMIPEAWEHDEHMAQFKKDFYAYNQNLMEPWDGPASMCFSDGIVVGATLDRNGLRPSRYCVTDDNELVVASEAGVVDIDPAKILLKGRLQPGKILIADLDQHRIVGDEEVKKIIAGNKPYGEWIARRRKKINDFPQANKITLVSTEGPTLLERQQWAGITKEDLRVILQPMVIEGRDPLGSMGTDTPLAVLSQKPQHLGNYFKQLFAQVTNPPIDSLRERSVMAFTSRLGASGNILKANEDLAAFIYLEHPVLTHQDFAKVKEIESPDFKVGVLSTVYELSRPYSLESAINALCVSAAKLVKNGHNILILSDAKITYGKAAIPSLMATGAIHHYLIQSELRSKTSLVVEAADIWESHHFALLFGYGANAIHPYLAIESVWLKDGPELPADHLELEKKFIKGLEKSLLKIMAKNGISTLQSYQGAQIFEAVGIGEKVIEKCFKGTVSRISGLDFEGIQREIKERYLLQPKNSLRDAGIYQWKRDGEFHLFNPASIHYLQMSTQLDDYTIFKKYSKAIDEQDKQACTLRGLMHLKKGNPIDIDEVEPIESILKRFATGAMSFGSISYEAHTTLAIAMNRIGARSNSGEGGEDSMRYERQPNGDYLRSAIKQVASGRFGVTSYYLSEAEELQIKMAQGAKPGEGGELPGYKVNDWIGRVRHSTPGVGLISPPPHHDIYSIEDLAQLIFDLKNANRDARISVKLVSKAGVGIIASGVAKAHADVILISGHDGGTGASPLTSIRHAGLPWELGLAESHQTLLKNKLRDRVILQCDGQLRTGKDLAIATLLGAEEWGIATAALVVEGCILMRKCHLNTCPVGIATQDPELRQKFHGKPEHVISFFYFIAQELREIMASLGFKTINEMVGHSEMLEWKANQTWKTQYLDLSPILYQQPVAPGVGTFKSVIQDHGIDDILDRTLIEHAASALDHKQHITGIFNIRNTDRATGTMLSYEISKRWKSEGLPPGTIRYRFRGSAGQSFAAFGAKGLHFILEGESNDYFGKGLSGATLVVSPDRKNTFDPSKNILVGNVALYGATSGEVYIKGMAGERFAVRNSGASAVVEGVGDHGCEYMTGGRVIVLGAVGQNFAAGMSGGIAYVRSTWDDIESKCNKEMVEIENPSEEDFEEIRILLRNHFHYTSSRTALDVLENWDILKHDFVKIMPTDYKRVLLEKKKMDQNLITTKS